From the Calonectris borealis chromosome 4, bCalBor7.hap1.2, whole genome shotgun sequence genome, one window contains:
- the LOC142082042 gene encoding alcohol dehydrogenase class-3 — protein sequence MASGVIKCKAAVAWEAGKPLALEEVEVAPPKAHEVRIKIVATAVCHTDAYTLSGADPEGCFPVILGHEGAGIVESVGEGVTKVKPGDTVIPLYIPQCGECKFCKNPKTNLCQKIRVTQGKGLMPDGTSRFTCKGKQIYHFMGTSTFSEYTVVADISVAKIDAAAPLDKVCLLGCGISTGYGAAVNTAKVEPGSTCAVFGLGGVGLAVIMGCKVAGASRIIGIDLNKDKYAKAKEFGATECISPQDFKKPIQEVLAEMTDGGVDYSFECIGNVGVMRAALEACHKGWGVSVIVGVAAAGQEISTRPFQLVTGRTWKGTAFGGWKSVDNVPKLVTDYMSKKIKVDEFVTHTLPFDKINEAFELMHTGKSIRTVLKL from the exons gTTATTAAATGCAAGGCTGCTGTTGCCTGGGAGGCAGGTAAACCTCTCGCTCTTGAGGAAGTGGAGGTTGCTCCACCAAAAGCTCATGAAGTTCGTATCAAG ATAGTTGCCACTGCTGTCTGTCACACTGATGCCTATACTCTGAGTGGTGCTGATCCTGAAGGATGTTTCCCTGTGATCTTGGGTCATGAAGGAGCAGGAATTGTAGAGAGTGTTGGGGAAGGAGTAACAAAAGTAAAGCCGG ggGACACTGTTATCCCTCTATACATCCCCCAGTGTGGAGAGTGCAAGTTCTGTAAGAATCCTAAAACAAATCTGTGCCAGAAAATAAG AGTTACTCAAGGGAAAGGACTCATGCCTGATGGTACCAGCAGATTCACCTGCAAAGGAAAGCAGATTTACCACTTCATGGGGACTAGCACCTTCTCCGAGTATACTGTGGTGGCTGATATCTCAGTAGCCAAGATAGATGCTGCAGCACCTCTCGACAAAGTGTGCCTGCTGGGTTGTGGCATCTCTACTGGCTATGGGGCTGCTGTTAACACTGCTAAG GTGGAACCTGGCTCTACATGTGCTGTCTTTGGTTTAGGAGGAGTTGGGCTGGCAGTTATTATGGGCTGTAAAGTAGCAGGAGCATCCCGGATCATTGGCATCGACCTTAACAAAGATAAGTATGCCAAAGCCAAAGAGTTTGGAGCTACTGAGTGCATTAGCCCTCAAGACTTCAAGAAGCCCATACAGGAGGTGCTGGCTGAGATGACCGATGGTGGTGTAGACTACTCATTTGAGTGCATTGGTAACGTTGGAGTCATG AGGGCTGCCTTGGAAGCCTGCCACAAAGGCTGGGGAGTCAGTGTGATAGTCGGAGTAGCTGCTGCTGGTCAGGAGATCTCCACACGGCCATTCCAACTAGTAACTGGGCGGACATGGAAAGGGACCGCGTTTGGAG GCTGGAAGAGCGTAGACAATGTACCAAAACTGGTGACTGACTACATGTCCAAGAAGATCAAGGTTGATGAATTTGTGACTCACACCCTGCCTTTTGACAAAATTAATGAGGCTTTTGAGCTGATGCATACAGGAAAGAG catTCGAACTGTCCTAAAGCTTTAG